CAGCGCGGCCAAAATCATGGCCAAGGCGGTCAACTGTGAAAAAGGTCCGGCACCGGAGCCGTGCAACGATTGTCAAACGTGTCGCCGCATCACCGAAGGCTCCTTAATGGATGTGGTGGAAATCGACGCGGCATCCAACCGGGGCGTCGACGAAATTCGGGATTTGCGGGACAAAGTGAAATACGCCCCGACCGAAGTGCGTTACAAAGTCTATATTATCGACGAAGTGCACATGCTGACGACAGAAGCGTTCAACGCTTTGCTGAAAACGCTGGAAGAGCCGCCGGGGCATGTGATTTTTATCCTGGCCACGACCGAACCGCACAAACTGCCGCCGACGATCATTTCCCGTTGTCAACGGTTCGCGTTTCGCCGGATCGCATTGCCTGAGATCGTCAGTCGCCTTCAATATATCTGCGAAGCGCAATCCGTGGAAACAGATGAGAATGCGTTGCATCAGATTGCACTCGCGGCGGACGGCGGAATGCGGGATGCATTGAGCTTATTGGATCAGGTATTGGCATTCGGTGGTCGGCGAGTGGACGAGGAAACGGTATTGGCAGTGACCGGTTCTGTCTCCCGTACCGAACTGGCGGGGATTTTGAGCGCTTTGGCTCACGCCGATGCCGGTGCGGCACTGGAGCGGGCAGACCGACTGATTATGGGTGGTTTGGAACCGGAACGTCTATTACAGGATCTGATCCATGCCTGTCGGGATTTGTTGCTGATGAAGACCGCACCTCAATTGCCGGAAGTGAAGGATCGGCTTCATCATCCCCTGTGGACGGAACTGGCGGAAAAATGGTCCGTCGACCGGTTGTCCGCAGTGATGGACGGTTTGATCGCGTATCAGCAACAAATGAAATGGACGCCGCATCCGAGAATTGTCCTGGAGCTGGCCATTGTGAACGCGTCGCAGTCCCGGCCAGCGGCGGGCGAGAAGGAGGAAGTCCCCCCTGACACGGTTCGCCGTCTTGAGGAACGAATCCGCCAGTTGGAGGAGCGGCTTCAGTCTATTCAGGGGCAAATCGCCACTCAAGGGTCACCCCAATCCGCAGGATTTCGTCGCCACGATCCCCCTCAAAAAGCGCCGGCACGTTCTGCCGGGGCGTCCGTCGAACAGGATCGGTGGAAGCGTTTGTTGCCACAATCAGACGCAGAAACCTTCCGCCATGTCAAGCAGTGGTGGCCGGATATTCTGCAAAAAGTAAAAGAGCGGAAAATCACGGTTCATGCATGGCTGGTGGATGGGGACCCTGTGATGGCTTCAAAAGACGCTGTAGTCGTCGCATTCAAAAACAAAATTCACCGGGAAACCACGGAAAAAGAGACAAACAAATCGTTGATTGAACAGGTTATGCAGGAAGTGCTGGGCAGTTCGTTCCGGTTGATCACGGTGATGCGTCAGGATTGGGACGCACTTTCCGACTCCATGGCTGAAATGTCTGCTGCGGCGGAAGAGGGAAGGAACGAGGATGCCCCCCGATCCGACGAGGTAATAAAAAAAGCGGTGGAGTTGTTTGGTGAGGATTTGGTGGAAGTGGTCGATTAGGTGCAGGCGCATGTTCGGCCATTTGCTGAAATCGGCTTTACCGGACACACCTTGAAACCGATAAAATAGAAGGGATAACTGCAGGCCTTTCGGCCTATGGGAGGAATCGATGATGATGCGGAACATGAACCAAATGATGAAACAAGTGAAAAAAATGCAGGAACAAATGCAAAAAGCGCAGGAAGAACTGGGTAAAAAAGAAGTGGAAGGCACGGCAGGGGGCGGTGTGGTCAAAGTAGTGATGAACGGGCACAAGCAGTTGGTTTCCGTGGAAATCGCTCCGGAAGTGGTGGACCCGGACGATGTGGAAATGCTGCAGGATCTCATCACAGCCGCTTTCCAAGATGCCCTGAAGAAAACGGATGAACTGATCGCCCAGGACCTCGGCAAATTTACTGGTGGACTCAATTTGCCCGGTTTGTTCTAATGGCAGGGTTGTATCCATAAAATAAAGGCATCAGGAGTGCATGGAAGTGTACGTACCTGAACCCATCTCCAAGTTGATCGAAGGTTTTATGAGGCTGCCGGGCATTGGACCGAAGACGGCCCAACGCCTGGCCTTTTTTGTGTTGAAAATGGAAGAGGAAGACGTAATGGATCTGGCCAAGGCACTCGTCCGTGCCAAACGTGATCTGCGCTTTTGCGCGGTTTGCAATAACATCAGCGACCGGGAGATATGCTCCATTTGCAGCGACAAGCATCGTGACCGGTCGACGATTTGTGTCGTGCAGGACCCCCGTGATGTCATGGCGATGGAACGGACGCGGGAATACAACGGGTTGTACCATGTCCTGCATGGAGCCATTTCACCCATGGAAGGGATCGGTCCGGATGAGTTGAAGATCCCTGAATTGTTGAAGCGGTTGGAAGATGAAACCGTGCAGGAGTTGATCCTGGCG
This genomic window from Polycladomyces zharkentensis contains:
- the recR gene encoding recombination mediator RecR, which gives rise to MYVPEPISKLIEGFMRLPGIGPKTAQRLAFFVLKMEEEDVMDLAKALVRAKRDLRFCAVCNNISDREICSICSDKHRDRSTICVVQDPRDVMAMERTREYNGLYHVLHGAISPMEGIGPDELKIPELLKRLEDETVQELILATNPNIEGEATAMYLAKLVKPFGLRVTRIAHGLPVGGDLEYADEVTLTKALEGRREL
- the dnaX gene encoding DNA polymerase III subunit gamma/tau, giving the protein MVLSYRALYRVWRPQTFQDLVGQEHITRTLQNALAEDSFSHAYLFSGPRGTGKTSAAKIMAKAVNCEKGPAPEPCNDCQTCRRITEGSLMDVVEIDAASNRGVDEIRDLRDKVKYAPTEVRYKVYIIDEVHMLTTEAFNALLKTLEEPPGHVIFILATTEPHKLPPTIISRCQRFAFRRIALPEIVSRLQYICEAQSVETDENALHQIALAADGGMRDALSLLDQVLAFGGRRVDEETVLAVTGSVSRTELAGILSALAHADAGAALERADRLIMGGLEPERLLQDLIHACRDLLLMKTAPQLPEVKDRLHHPLWTELAEKWSVDRLSAVMDGLIAYQQQMKWTPHPRIVLELAIVNASQSRPAAGEKEEVPPDTVRRLEERIRQLEERLQSIQGQIATQGSPQSAGFRRHDPPQKAPARSAGASVEQDRWKRLLPQSDAETFRHVKQWWPDILQKVKERKITVHAWLVDGDPVMASKDAVVVAFKNKIHRETTEKETNKSLIEQVMQEVLGSSFRLITVMRQDWDALSDSMAEMSAAAEEGRNEDAPRSDEVIKKAVELFGEDLVEVVD
- a CDS encoding YbaB/EbfC family nucleoid-associated protein — translated: MRNMNQMMKQVKKMQEQMQKAQEELGKKEVEGTAGGGVVKVVMNGHKQLVSVEIAPEVVDPDDVEMLQDLITAAFQDALKKTDELIAQDLGKFTGGLNLPGLF